In the genome of Capra hircus breed San Clemente chromosome 17, ASM170441v1, whole genome shotgun sequence, one region contains:
- the ZNF26 gene encoding zinc finger protein 26 isoform X1 — translation MATRFPTASFSGLLSFTDISMEFSWEEWQLLDSVQKHLYRDVTLENYSNLVSVGYHGTKPDLIFKLEQGEEPWIINLEVSHQSCPDGWEEWYQKNHDEFESVQRSHACNAFGKLHLSKTHISSRQRLLKYKTHGKSLTQNLASATSCLRKNTDQFHGYKESCFIKHQRTHSIEKNCVCNECGKAFRCKSQLIVHLRIHTGERPYECTKCERAFSAKSNLNAHQRVHTGEKPYSCIDCGKVFSFRSQLIVHQEIHTGGKPYGCSECGKAYSWKSQLILHQRSHTGVKPYECSECGKAFSLKSPFVVHQRTHTGVKPHKCSECGKAFRSKSYLLVHIRMHTGEKPYQCSDCGKAFNMKTQLVVHQGIHTGNNPYQCSECGKAFGRKEQLTAHLRAHAGEKPYGCSECGKAFSSKSYLVIHRRTHTGERPYECSFCERAFCGKSQLIIHQRTHSTEKPYECSECEKAYPRKASLQIHQKTHSGEKPFKCSECGKAFTQKSSLSEHQRVHTGEKPWKCSECGKSFCWNSGLRIHRKTHK, via the exons ATGGCCACCAGGTTCCCGACAGCTTCGTTTTCG GGGTTGTTGTCATTCACCGATATATCTATGGAGTTCAGCTGGGAAGAGTGGCAGCTGCTTGATTCTGTGCAGAAACACCTGTACCGGGATGTGACTCTGGAAAACTATAGTAACCTGGTGTCTGTAG GGTATCATGGTACCAAACCTGATTTAATCTTCAAGTTGGAGCAAGGAGAAGAGCCATGGATCATAAACTTGGAAGTTTCCCATCAGAGCTGTCCAG acGGTTGGGAAGAATGGTACCAGAAAAATCATGATGAATTTGAAAGTGTTCAGAGAAGCCATGCTTGTAATGCATTTGGAAAACTTCATCTGAGCAAAACCCACATTTCTTCAAGACAAAGACTCCTTAAATATAAAACACATGGAAAAAGTTTGACACAAAACTTAGCTTCAGCCACAAGCTGTCTAAGAAAGAATACTGATCAATTTCATGGGTATAAAGAATCATGTTTTATTAAGCATCAAAGAACTCATAGTATAGAAAAAAACTGTGTatgtaatgaatgtgggaaagctTTTCGTTGTAAATCACAGCTCATTGTACATCTCAGAATTCATACAGGAGAGAGACCATATGAGTGCACTAAATGTGAAAGAGCCTTTAGTGCCAAGTCAAACCTCAATGCTCATCAGAGAGTCCACACAGGAGAAAAGCCCTACTCCTGTATCGACTGTGGGAAAGTCTTCTCTTTCAGGTCACAACTCATTGTCCACCAGGAAATTCACACAGGAGGGAAACCTTATGgttgcagtgaatgtgggaaagcctacagctGGAAATCACAACTGATATTACACCAGAGAAGCCATACAGGAGTGAAACCATATgaatgcagtgaatgtgggaaagcctttagtTTGAAGTCACCATTCGTTGTGCACCAGAGAACTCATACGGGAGTGAAACCCCATaaatgcagtgaatgtgggaaagcctttaggAGTAAGTCATACCTCCTTGTTCACATTAGGATGCACACAGGAGAAAAGCCCTATCAATGCAGTGACTGTGGCAAAGCCTTCAATATGAAGACACAACTTGTTGTGCATCAGGGAATTCATACAGGAAATAATCCTTACcaatgcagtgaatgtgggaaagcctttggcAGGAAGGAACAGCTCACTGCACATCTGAGAGCTCATGCAGGAGAGAAACCTTACGGATGCAGTGAGTGTGGGAAGGCTTTCAGCAGCAAATCATACCTCGTTATACACAGGCGAACACACACAGGAGAGAGACCCTATGAATGTAGTTTCTGTGAGAGAGCCTTTTGTGGGAAGTCACAGCTAATTATACATCAAAGAACTCATTCAACAGAGAAGCCCTATGAATGCAGCGAATGTGAAAAAGCCTATCCCCGGAAGGCATCACTTCAGATACACCAGAAAACTCATTCaggagaaaaaccatttaaatgcaGTGAGTGTGGGAAAGCATTTACTCAGAAGTCATCTCTCAGTGAACACCAAAGAGttcatacaggagagaaaccaTGGAAATGCTCTGAGTGTGGGAAATCCTTCTGTTGGAATTCAGGGCTTCGTATACATCGAAAAACTCACAAGTGA
- the ZNF26 gene encoding zinc finger protein 26 isoform X2 — MEFSWEEWQLLDSVQKHLYRDVTLENYSNLVSVGYHGTKPDLIFKLEQGEEPWIINLEVSHQSCPDGWEEWYQKNHDEFESVQRSHACNAFGKLHLSKTHISSRQRLLKYKTHGKSLTQNLASATSCLRKNTDQFHGYKESCFIKHQRTHSIEKNCVCNECGKAFRCKSQLIVHLRIHTGERPYECTKCERAFSAKSNLNAHQRVHTGEKPYSCIDCGKVFSFRSQLIVHQEIHTGGKPYGCSECGKAYSWKSQLILHQRSHTGVKPYECSECGKAFSLKSPFVVHQRTHTGVKPHKCSECGKAFRSKSYLLVHIRMHTGEKPYQCSDCGKAFNMKTQLVVHQGIHTGNNPYQCSECGKAFGRKEQLTAHLRAHAGEKPYGCSECGKAFSSKSYLVIHRRTHTGERPYECSFCERAFCGKSQLIIHQRTHSTEKPYECSECEKAYPRKASLQIHQKTHSGEKPFKCSECGKAFTQKSSLSEHQRVHTGEKPWKCSECGKSFCWNSGLRIHRKTHK, encoded by the exons ATGGAGTTCAGCTGGGAAGAGTGGCAGCTGCTTGATTCTGTGCAGAAACACCTGTACCGGGATGTGACTCTGGAAAACTATAGTAACCTGGTGTCTGTAG GGTATCATGGTACCAAACCTGATTTAATCTTCAAGTTGGAGCAAGGAGAAGAGCCATGGATCATAAACTTGGAAGTTTCCCATCAGAGCTGTCCAG acGGTTGGGAAGAATGGTACCAGAAAAATCATGATGAATTTGAAAGTGTTCAGAGAAGCCATGCTTGTAATGCATTTGGAAAACTTCATCTGAGCAAAACCCACATTTCTTCAAGACAAAGACTCCTTAAATATAAAACACATGGAAAAAGTTTGACACAAAACTTAGCTTCAGCCACAAGCTGTCTAAGAAAGAATACTGATCAATTTCATGGGTATAAAGAATCATGTTTTATTAAGCATCAAAGAACTCATAGTATAGAAAAAAACTGTGTatgtaatgaatgtgggaaagctTTTCGTTGTAAATCACAGCTCATTGTACATCTCAGAATTCATACAGGAGAGAGACCATATGAGTGCACTAAATGTGAAAGAGCCTTTAGTGCCAAGTCAAACCTCAATGCTCATCAGAGAGTCCACACAGGAGAAAAGCCCTACTCCTGTATCGACTGTGGGAAAGTCTTCTCTTTCAGGTCACAACTCATTGTCCACCAGGAAATTCACACAGGAGGGAAACCTTATGgttgcagtgaatgtgggaaagcctacagctGGAAATCACAACTGATATTACACCAGAGAAGCCATACAGGAGTGAAACCATATgaatgcagtgaatgtgggaaagcctttagtTTGAAGTCACCATTCGTTGTGCACCAGAGAACTCATACGGGAGTGAAACCCCATaaatgcagtgaatgtgggaaagcctttaggAGTAAGTCATACCTCCTTGTTCACATTAGGATGCACACAGGAGAAAAGCCCTATCAATGCAGTGACTGTGGCAAAGCCTTCAATATGAAGACACAACTTGTTGTGCATCAGGGAATTCATACAGGAAATAATCCTTACcaatgcagtgaatgtgggaaagcctttggcAGGAAGGAACAGCTCACTGCACATCTGAGAGCTCATGCAGGAGAGAAACCTTACGGATGCAGTGAGTGTGGGAAGGCTTTCAGCAGCAAATCATACCTCGTTATACACAGGCGAACACACACAGGAGAGAGACCCTATGAATGTAGTTTCTGTGAGAGAGCCTTTTGTGGGAAGTCACAGCTAATTATACATCAAAGAACTCATTCAACAGAGAAGCCCTATGAATGCAGCGAATGTGAAAAAGCCTATCCCCGGAAGGCATCACTTCAGATACACCAGAAAACTCATTCaggagaaaaaccatttaaatgcaGTGAGTGTGGGAAAGCATTTACTCAGAAGTCATCTCTCAGTGAACACCAAAGAGttcatacaggagagaaaccaTGGAAATGCTCTGAGTGTGGGAAATCCTTCTGTTGGAATTCAGGGCTTCGTATACATCGAAAAACTCACAAGTGA